The DNA region AGCAGATTTGCGGCGAGACCGGATGTCCGCTGCGAAACCCGCTGGATTGCCTGGACCAGCGCCGTGCTGCTACCAAATACATTGACGCTGTTGCGCGCCCTGGTCACGGCGGTGTACGCCAGCTCACGCCCCAGCAGCTCGTTGTCCTGGCCGGGAACGACCAGCGCCACATCGTCGAACTCCGACCCCTGCGACTTGTGCACGGTCATAGCGTAGACGGTGACGTGCTCCGGCAGCCGCGGTGGCGACAGCAGCCGGACACCATCGGCCGAAGCGAAAACCACCCTGCTCTCCTCGCCAAGCCTGAGTGTCACACCGACGTCGCCATTGAACAGCTGTTGCTGGTAGTCGTTGCGGGTAATCATGACAGGCCGTCCGGCGTACCAGGTATCGCGCGTATCGGCCAATCCGGATTCGGCCAGTGACTGCTCGGCCAGTGCATTCATGCCGGCCACACCGGTAGACCCATGGCGCACGGCGCACAGCAGACGGAATTTTTCGAAACAGGCCAACGCCTCGGCGGGATCGGTGCTGGCGTCGATGGCTGACATGTAGCTACGCAGGTGGCTCAGCAGCCATGGCAGAACAGCATCCCGGACTGCCCGGGCGGTATCGGCTTCATGTAGCTGGACCGACGCCTGAGCCGGGTCGCGCAGCAGCTCAAGCGCCCTGGCCGAATCGCCGGCACGAACAGAATCGGCCAGCTGGCCAATGCCGCTGTCGGCTGAAAACCTGAAGCTGTGATCAAGAACGACCACGTTATCCTGCAGCGCGTGGCGCTGCTGCTCCTGAGCTGCAATCCCGATACCGACGCCAGCCAGCTGCTGCTGCAGGCGGGTGGAGTAAATATCGTTGCCGGAACAGATGTCGCCCAGCACTGAACCGGGTTCCACCGAGGCCAGCTGGTCTTTATCACCAAGCAATATCAGCCGGCTGTCATCAGCCAGCGCCTCAAGCAATTGCGCCATCAGCGCCACACCGACCATCGACGCCTCATCGACCACCACCACGTCGTACGGCAGCCGATTGTCCGCACCATAGCGGCTGTGCCCCGGATAAAGCTGCAGCAGACGATGCAGGGTCGCCGCCTCGTGTGGCAACTGTTCGCGCAATCCCTCGGTCGGCAGACCTGATTTCGCCTCACGCACCGCATCGCCGACGCGCATCGCCGCTTTGCCGGTTGGCGCAGCCAATGCAATGCGCAATCCCGGCTGCAGCCGGAGCAACAGCGCCAGTATTTTTACTACCGCCGTGGTTTTGCCGGTACCCGGTCCGCCGGTAACCACCGTCAGGCCGCGCATGGCGGCAATGGCTGCAGCAAGTTTCTGCCGCTTCGCACGCGGATCAGCAAAGAGTCTGTCGAGCTCACTGCTGAACAACTCTGTGTCGTGAGCTTTGATGTTTATGGCTGCGCGTTGTAACAGCGCATCAGCCACGCGGCGTTCGTAATCCCAATAGCGGTAAAGATACAAACGATCATCGTTGTCGAAAACCAGCGGCCGGTATTCGCCCGGGCGGCCAACTATCGCGCTGGCGTGCAACATTGTGCGTATCGCTGCGGTGTCACCGGAAAGACCAGCAATATCCAGCGCGATGTGTCCGGCGGCCGTACTTCTGACCAGCTCTTTTACGGTCTCCGACAATTCATCGCTGCCTGCAGCCCGGCACAGCAACTGCGACAAATGGCGGACGAGAAACTCTGCGCGATCAGCGTTATTCACCCGGGTCACCACAGAAAAGTTTTTCCAGGGTTTTCATCAAGTCTGCACCGGGGCGGTCGTGATAAACACCAGATTCCGGTCCGCTGTCCGGGCGCATCCCGCGCAGGAACAGGTAATAGACACCGCCAAAGTGTTGCCGGTAGTCGTAGTTCGCCACACAACGACGCAGATGACGGTTCAGCGCTACGCTGTAAATGAGGTACTGCAGGTAGTAGTCGTGCCTGGCGATCTCGCCGGCCAGCGCCGGCTGGCTGTAGTCCCGCTGCGCATTACCGAGCCAGTTCGATTTGTGGTCGGCCAGGTAATAGCGGCCATCCGCCTCGAAAACCAGGTCGATATAGCCGTGCATGAAACCACCGGCGACGCGGAAATTGAGCTGCTCCAGTCGTCGTTCGATTGGCCCGCCGGTGGCAAAATCACCAAGCGCGTCGGCGAGACCTGCTGCCCGCAGCGGCTTAAGCGGAAAATAGAATTCCATCTCGGTAACCCGCCGGGCATCCTCGA from Gammaproteobacteria bacterium includes:
- the recD gene encoding exodeoxyribonuclease V subunit alpha — translated: MNNADRAEFLVRHLSQLLCRAAGSDELSETVKELVRSTAAGHIALDIAGLSGDTAAIRTMLHASAIVGRPGEYRPLVFDNDDRLYLYRYWDYERRVADALLQRAAINIKAHDTELFSSELDRLFADPRAKRQKLAAAIAAMRGLTVVTGGPGTGKTTAVVKILALLLRLQPGLRIALAAPTGKAAMRVGDAVREAKSGLPTEGLREQLPHEAATLHRLLQLYPGHSRYGADNRLPYDVVVVDEASMVGVALMAQLLEALADDSRLILLGDKDQLASVEPGSVLGDICSGNDIYSTRLQQQLAGVGIGIAAQEQQRHALQDNVVVLDHSFRFSADSGIGQLADSVRAGDSARALELLRDPAQASVQLHEADTARAVRDAVLPWLLSHLRSYMSAIDASTDPAEALACFEKFRLLCAVRHGSTGVAGMNALAEQSLAESGLADTRDTWYAGRPVMITRNDYQQQLFNGDVGVTLRLGEESRVVFASADGVRLLSPPRLPEHVTVYAMTVHKSQGSEFDDVALVVPGQDNELLGRELAYTAVTRARNSVNVFGSSTALVQAIQRVSQRTSGLAANLLLREAGQPEQRSLF